TGATATACATTTTGATTATACACTGGCTCTGGAATGTCTTAAGGGGAACGTTGCTGCCATTCGTATAAATCCGGGAAACATCGGTTCTGTAGAAAATACCCGTAAAGTTGTAGAAGCCTGCCGTGAAAATGGAGCTGCTATTCGTATTGGAATTAACAGCGGAAGTCTTCCTCAGGATTTGCAGAAGCAGATTGCTGCAGGTGAGATTACACGTGCTCAGGGGCTTTGTGAAACTGCTGTACGCGAGGCTGCTGTATTTGAAGACCTTAAGTTTGATCAGTATGTTGTGAGCATGAAGTCTTCAGATGTTAACGAAACTATACAGTGTAATAAATTTTATGCAGAAAAATATAATAATCCGCTGCATCTGGGTGTAACAGAAGCGGGGCCTCTTATCGGCGGACTTGTAAAATCTTCAATTGCATTTTCGACTCTTTTAGCTCAGGGAATTGGTGATACAATCCGTGTAAGTCTTTCTTCTTCTGCAGAAAACGAAGTAATTGCCGGTGTAAATATTCTTAAAGAATGTGGAAAACGTGCAGGTGGAGTTACTCTTGTAAGTTGTCCGCGATGTGGCCGCATTGGTTTTGATGTTCATTCATTTGTAGACCGCTGGCAGAAAAAACTTATGGCTATGGATAAGGACATTACAGTTGCAGTTATGGGGTGTGTTGTAAATGGACCTGGAGAAGGCCGTCACGCAGATCTTGGAATTGCAGGAACAGCAGATAAAGCAATAATCTTCAAAAAAGGTAAAATAGTACGAACGATTGATGCAAAAGATGCCGATAAAGTATTTGAGGAAGAATTGAAATCTTTATGAAGAAAACTGTATTATTTTTTATTTTTTCTGCTTTGTGTTTTTCTCTTTTTGCTGCAGATAAAAAAGCAAAACTGGATGAAAGTGTAGAAGCATATAGAAATGCAATTGAGGCTATGGATGCACTCGATTATGGAAAAGCCTTAAAATATTCTGAAGATGCTATTTTATACAGAAAACAACGCATTGAAAAACAAATCAATACAGTAAAGAATTCTCTTTCTGCAAAACGTGTGCAGGCAGCAGGAGATCATTTTGATCCTGTTCTTACTGTCCTTGAAAACAGAAAAGAATACGAAACAGCCGACATTATAAAATACTATATCAAAAAGAAGGGAAAGGATTATTTTGATAATTCTGTAAATAATCTTTTGATATATCTTGAAAGCTCAAAAGCTTTCCCAGAAGCACACAAATTAATTGGAGATATTTATAAACTCGAAGGTGAATATAAATTCGCCGAAGACTATTATCTTATGGCTCTGGATAAAGCTGATGTTTTGGATATCCCAGATGAAAAGTATGAAATTCTGTACATGCTGGCAGAAATCAGTCGTCTTGAAGATGATACTGCTAAGATGGAATTAAGACTGATGAATATACTTGCAGAAGATAAAAATTATAAAGATGCTGCATTAAAGCGTTCCATGATAGGTACAATTTCTGCTAACAAGAATGATTCAATGACTAAGTTTTTTAATCTATATCGTGCAAATTCATATAATTGTATTGATGCATATAATCAGCTGGCAGAATATTATCATGAAGCAAACAGAAATGATAAAGCTTTGGAATTTGCAGCACTTGCAGCTATTACAAGTTTAACAAGAATAAATGAGATTCTTATTTCGCGTAATTCAATTTATGAATATGAGAATATTGAAGGCTTTATGCAGGAAGCTTCTTATTATCAGGATATTATTGAATGGGGAAACAAGAATTCAGCATGGAAGAGTTTTAATATTCTTGCAAGTTATTCAACAGAAGCAGGCTATAAAAACTTTTCAAAAGCTCTTTTAAGAGTTATTGCAAGATATACCCCAGAAACATACTGGCAGCGTGATGCTGTGCTTCAGCTTGAACACATGACAGATTAGTGTTTTTCGTATTTGATTAGAAATGATGGCCTAATCCAATACTGATTTCTTTATTATGAAGAAGTCCTTTTATCACATTTCTTTCTGAAATAGCACTCTTTACATCAAATCCAATACTTCCACGAATTGTAAAACTTGACCATTTATATGGATAAACAAGAACTTCCATACCACAGCAGATTAAAGAGTCTGTCTGTAATGGAAGAGCTCTGTCCCTATAGATTGCAATATCCATAAATGGAGAGAACTGCATATCAAAATTAATTAAATCATGCTTAAAATGTGTAGTAACAATATTAATTGGGAAATCAAAGTTCATAACAATTGCAGTTGATGTTGTATATGATGGAGATTTATTTCCAAAATATGTATCATCCGGTACACCGCGAATTCTACTTCCGATTTTTTCACCATATCCGCTTACTGAATTGTCATAAAGTTTTGAAGGTGTAAGATTAAAATATGTAAATGCATATAGGTCTATCGCAATTCCAACTGTATCTAAATAATCTCTATCTTCAAGTTTTATGAAATTAAAATATTGTCCTTCAATAGATACTGAAGGAGACCATTCGCTGCGATAGAAGTTATATGGCCAGGAATTTGAAATGCTCCATGAATATCCCTGTCTGTAATTTCCCTTCCAGTTGATATTTGAATTATAAAGTTTATGAGAGAATGAAATATCAGGACCTTTTAAGTCAGAGTTGTTTTCATCTATACCATTTACATCATAATTAATACCAAAATTAACAGATGGTGTATAAGTAAGATATGTATAGTTCTTGAACTTATATAATGATATAGGTGTTGAAAAGTTTATATTGTTCTTAAAATAGATCTCATCATCATAAATAATGTAATCATTTTCTCCAACACAAAATTGATATACTTCAAGATTTAAGGAAATTTTATCAAATGGAAGAATAGCTTTTAATCCTGTCTTAACATTCCATTCAGGATGAGAATCACCAAAGGTGAAGTCTATACTATGATCATTTACCCATGTTAAATCAAAAGGACCGGCCTTAAAAGGGTAGTCATAAGAAATATTGAATCCAGGCGAAAATGTCCAGAAGCCCTGAGATTTATCCTTCTTTATTTCAATATTGAAATCAGAGGTTAAAGGATTCATTGTACCAAGAAAGTTAGTATCCTTAGCTTTAATTTTTGGAATTATCTTTGTTACAGTTGAATCATCCTTAAAGTTTGCATAAGGAACAGCAAGGAAGTGATTTGAATCAACAACAGAAACAATAACATTGATTAAAATTAAACCGTCATCTGTACCGGCCTTTTCCCAGCTAACATCAATTTCTTCAAAAAAGCGTGAGTTTTTAAGTTGCTGATGATAATTCTCGAGATAAGCTTCAAGTTCTTCATTATTAAAAATTGTTTTTTTATCCAGTGGATAGTTTCTTTCAATGCTGCTGGCTTTTGTAGTAGTTAATTTAAAATTGCCTTTTGTATTATAAATACCTTTAGTAATTTTAAAATTTTCAGAGTAAATAAATGGCAATGTTAAAAGTAAACCAAGGATAATAGCAGTAAGTTTTTTCATTTTTTAATATGCACCTTTTCCAACTAATACGACCCATACAGTTTTGATAAGAATCCAGATATCAAGCCATATAGACCAGTTTTGAATATAATATGTATCAAAAGAAATACGCTCTTCATAACCTGTGTCTGAGCGGCCCGAAACCTGCCACATTCCAGTTAATCCTGGAGAAACAGAAAGAACATAATCTTTATAGTCTCCATATTTTATAAGTTCAGGTTCAGTAACAGGGCGAGGACCAACAAGACTCATTTGTCCAACCAGAATATTGAATAACTGAGGAAGCTCGTCTAGACTTGTTTTTCTAAGGAATTTTCCAAACTTAGTTACACGTGGGTCATCAAGAAATTTACGATCTTTATCCCATTCAGCGCGTCTTACAGGATCAGTAGCTAAAATCTGCTCAAGAATTTCCTGTGAATTTACACACATAGAACGGAATTTCCAGCATTTAATTTCTTTACCGTTTTTACCAATACGTTTATGACCATAAAAAATAGGCCCTTTTGATGTAAGCTTTGTAAGAATGCCAAGAATAATCATAACTGGTAAAACAATTGGCATGGTAATCAAGATTGCAAGTACATCAATACAGCGTTTAATGAAAAGGTTTCTCTTAAAAGTAAGGTTATGAATCGAAGAAAAACCAATGATTCCACCAATGTCTTTGAGCTGCTGTGTATTTGTAAAGAATGCCTGATGCTTTGAAACAGTAGTAGTATATCTGTAAGAAGACATGATGTATGACATATCGCCTTGATAATCACAAATAATTGCCTGTTTAATATTATGGGCCTTAATTTGTTTGTGTAAATCTTCTGAAGGAGGATAAACAGGAATTCCCTGATAATCAGAAGACTCTTTAGCACTGGAATCAATAATAATTGCCGGATGATATCCTAGATACTTTAATTTAATGAGTTTTTCAATAATAAAATTACCGCTTGATTTATCTGTATAAATGATTACAGGTACTCCCCACCAGCGGAAATGTGCAAATGTATGTTTAGCAATTTCGCGGAATGCTGGGAGTGCAATAGTACAGATTGGAAGAGAAACCATAAATGCACAAGCAACAGCCTTTCCTGTACTATCCTTAAAAATAGTTTCAAGGAATAGATAGTCATCATTTACATTTCCGAGATATACAGTAAGAATTATTGCAAGAAAACTGAAAAAGGTACAACCGAAATAATGTTTAATATCTTCTGTTGGAGAATTCATTATTCCAGGGTAAAGTCCGTTTGCTGCAAAAAGAATCAGAACAAAAGGAATGTAAACTGAGTAATTTACAAAAGACTTAAAATTTATATCAGAAGAATCAAATATATTTACAATAAAAAAGCCTGCACCAATACATAATAAAAGTATAATGGCGTCAACAATAAAAAGAGAAAAGCCAGAGATAAAAGAGCTTGTATGTGGATGATTTTTCTTAAAATACGCAGATACTTCCATATATAGTTTTTATATTATAACATTTTATTTCTGTTTTGTACAATAAAGTTAATCTTTTTGATGAACTCATTTTCAGAAAATTGCTGTACATGTTCTGTAAATGCTTTTCTGTCGTTGAAATCAGACTGTCTTTTTTCAAAAGAGTCCATACATTTGATAAGTGAATCAGTAGTCTGCTCATCAAAGAACATACCTGTAACATTTTCCTTAATTGAATCCAAAGCACCGCCTTTTTTATAGGCAAGAACAGGACAGCCGGCAGCATTTGCTTCAACAGGAATAATACCAAAATCTTCAATTCCAGGGAAAAGAAGTGCCCTTGCCTTTGAAAGATAATCTGCAATTGCCTGGTCACTTACGCGTCCTGTAAAAGTTACAAGACCTGATTTTGTATATTCAGCAGCTTTTTTTGATTTTCCGTCACCAATAACAACAATTTTGCGTCCAGATTTAATGCAGGCTTCAATAGCAAGATCTGCACGTTTATAACCGACGAGCTGACCAAAGAAAAGATAGAAATCTTCGGGATTACGTGGATTATCAATATATTTTTGGATTGCACAAGGAGGGTAAACAACTTCTGCATTTCGTTTGTAATAACGGTTGATTCTGGAAGCTACATAATGAGAGTTTGCTACAAAGTAATCTACGAGATTACTGGAACTAATATCCCAAAGACGTAATCCTGGTATCATCTTTTTCATAAAGAATTTTACAAGAGGATTTGATTTCTTGAAATATTCATGATACATATCCCATAGATATCGCATTGGAGTATGACAGTAGCAGATATGGAATGCATCTGGAGCCGGGCAGACCCCTTTTGCAGGACCGGATTCGCTGGAAATAATAAGATCATAACCTGTAAGGTCGAGTTCCATTAAAGCTTTTGGCATAAAAGGCATATATTTCTGATACAGTTTTCTTGCCATAGGGTAGTTGTTGATTTTTGTAGTATATACTTTGTGGCTTCTGATTATATCTGAAACAGCATCAGGATTATAAACATTTGTATAAATATCAGCCTCCGGAAACATTTTACAAAGAGTTTCCAGAACTTTTTCGCCGCCACGCATTGTAACAAGCCAGTAATGAACTAATGCAACTTTCATTTTATGCTCCTGAAGGTATTTATGATTATATTTGCTGTATTTTTGAAAGAATATTTCTGAGGAATAGCAGAAGCGACCGGGGCCGGTTTATTAAAGGCTTCCTGGATTTTTTCTGCTAAATCTTTGCTGTCTGCTGTCATAAAGAATGTAACAGGAAATCCTTCATAGATTTCTTTGAATACAGGAATATCAGACATAACAACGTTTGTGCCCAGATATAAAGCTTCCATTGGAGGCATTCCAAAGCCTTCGT
The Treponema bryantii DNA segment above includes these coding regions:
- the ispG gene encoding flavodoxin-dependent (E)-4-hydroxy-3-methylbut-2-enyl-diphosphate synthase, which translates into the protein MKTKEVALGGKGVTNRIIIGGDNPVTVQTMWKEGITDLSSDNDKLERILRELNDLKLMGCDIVRFAVPDVASAQGLCLIAERTPMPLVADIHFDYTLALECLKGNVAAIRINPGNIGSVENTRKVVEACRENGAAIRIGINSGSLPQDLQKQIAAGEITRAQGLCETAVREAAVFEDLKFDQYVVSMKSSDVNETIQCNKFYAEKYNNPLHLGVTEAGPLIGGLVKSSIAFSTLLAQGIGDTIRVSLSSSAENEVIAGVNILKECGKRAGGVTLVSCPRCGRIGFDVHSFVDRWQKKLMAMDKDITVAVMGCVVNGPGEGRHADLGIAGTADKAIIFKKGKIVRTIDAKDADKVFEEELKSL
- a CDS encoding glycosyltransferase, which translates into the protein MKVALVHYWLVTMRGGEKVLETLCKMFPEADIYTNVYNPDAVSDIIRSHKVYTTKINNYPMARKLYQKYMPFMPKALMELDLTGYDLIISSESGPAKGVCPAPDAFHICYCHTPMRYLWDMYHEYFKKSNPLVKFFMKKMIPGLRLWDISSSNLVDYFVANSHYVASRINRYYKRNAEVVYPPCAIQKYIDNPRNPEDFYLFFGQLVGYKRADLAIEACIKSGRKIVVIGDGKSKKAAEYTKSGLVTFTGRVSDQAIADYLSKARALLFPGIEDFGIIPVEANAAGCPVLAYKKGGALDSIKENVTGMFFDEQTTDSLIKCMDSFEKRQSDFNDRKAFTEHVQQFSENEFIKKINFIVQNRNKML
- the wbaP gene encoding undecaprenyl-phosphate galactose phosphotransferase WbaP; this encodes MEVSAYFKKNHPHTSSFISGFSLFIVDAIILLLCIGAGFFIVNIFDSSDINFKSFVNYSVYIPFVLILFAANGLYPGIMNSPTEDIKHYFGCTFFSFLAIILTVYLGNVNDDYLFLETIFKDSTGKAVACAFMVSLPICTIALPAFREIAKHTFAHFRWWGVPVIIYTDKSSGNFIIEKLIKLKYLGYHPAIIIDSSAKESSDYQGIPVYPPSEDLHKQIKAHNIKQAIICDYQGDMSYIMSSYRYTTTVSKHQAFFTNTQQLKDIGGIIGFSSIHNLTFKRNLFIKRCIDVLAILITMPIVLPVMIILGILTKLTSKGPIFYGHKRIGKNGKEIKCWKFRSMCVNSQEILEQILATDPVRRAEWDKDRKFLDDPRVTKFGKFLRKTSLDELPQLFNILVGQMSLVGPRPVTEPELIKYGDYKDYVLSVSPGLTGMWQVSGRSDTGYEERISFDTYYIQNWSIWLDIWILIKTVWVVLVGKGAY